From a region of the Castanea sativa cultivar Marrone di Chiusa Pesio chromosome 10, ASM4071231v1 genome:
- the LOC142613316 gene encoding aspartate--tRNA ligase 1, cytoplasmic, producing MSSSEPQLPKPEQQQEEEDESSKPQSKKAAKKEAAKLEKLKRRQEAAVASGVQSLSMEDPLADNYGEVPISELQSKVVPGTRVWTEIGKLAEPLKDQYVLVRGRAQRIRAKGKTAFVILRERGFTVQCVLTEQDGVVSRPMLKYAAGLSRESIVDVEGLVSVPGITINSTTQQVEIQVRKIFCVNKAMPTLPINVEDAARSDVEIEKALQNGEQLVRVNQDTRLNYRVLDIRTPANQGIFRIQCQVGNVFRQFLLSEGFVEIHTPKLIAGSSEGGASVFKLDYKGKPACLAQSPQLHKQMAICGDFGRVFEIGAVFRAEDSFTHRHLCEFTGLDVEMEIKEHYFEVMDVVDHLFVAMFDSLNNNFAKELEAVRRQYPFEPLKYLRQTLRLTFEEGIQMLKDAGVEVDPLGDLNTEAERKLGQLVLEKYDTEFYILHRYPLAVRPFYTMPCYDNPTYSNSFDVFIRGEEIISGAQRVHVPDLLAERAQSLGIDVQSISTYVDSFRYGAPPHGGFGVGLERVVMLFCGLNNIRKTSLFPRDPLRIAP from the exons ATGTCGTCCTCCGAACCCCAGCTACCAAAACCAGAACAAcagcaagaagaagaagatgaatcCTCCAAACCTCAGAGCAAGAAAGCGGCGAAGAAAGAAGCCGCGAAGCTTGAGAAGCTAAAGCGCCGCCAGGAAGCCGCCGTGGCCTCCGGCGTTCAGTCGCTTTCGATGGAGGATCCGCTCGCCGACAATTACGGCGAAGTTCCAATTTCGGAGCTCCAGTCGAAGGTCGTTCCCGGCACCAGGGTCTGGACCGAGATCGGCAAGCTGGCCGAGCCGTTGAAGGACCAGTACGTGCTGGTGCGGGGTCGCGCGCAGAGGATCCGCGCCAAAGGGAAGACCGCGTTCGTGATTTTGAGGGAGCGAGGATTCACCGTGCAGTGCGTCCTCACCGAGCAGGACGGCGTCGTTAGCCGCCCAATGCTGAAGTACGCCGCCGGCCTCAGCCGCGAGTCGATCGTCGATGTTGAAGGCCTCGTCTCCGTACCTGGAATTACGATTAACAGTACCACACAGCag GTTGAAATTCAAGTTCGAAAGATTTTCTGTGTTAACAAAGCTATGCCAACTTTACCCATCAATGTTGAAGATGCTGCTCGCAGtgatgttgaaattgaaaaggcTTTGCAG AATGGAGAGCAGCTTGTTCGGGTTAACCAAGATACTCGTTTGAACTATAGAGTTCTTGACATTCGAACGCCTGCTAATCAAGGAATTTTTCGCATTCAGTGTCAAGTTGGGAAT GTGTTTAGACAATTCTTGTTATCGGAGGGTTTTGTTGAAATCCACACGCCAAAACTAATAGCTGGCTCAAGTGAAGGTGGTGCTTCTGTCTTTAAACTGGACTACAAGGGGAAACCTGCATGCCTAGCTCAATCACCTCAGCTTCACAAGCAAATGGCAATTTGTGGTGATTTTGGACGTGTGTTTGAGATTGGCGCTGTTTTCAGAGCAGAGGACTCCTTCACTCATCGACATTTGTGTGAGTTTACAGGTCTTGATGTTGAGATGGAAATCAAGGAGCATTATTTTGAG GTTATGGATGTTGTGGACCACTTATTTGTTGCAATGTTTGATTCCTTGAACAATAATTTTGCAAAGGAGCTAGAAGCAGTGAGGAGGCAATATCCATTTGAGCCTCTGaag TACCTGCGACAGACCCTAAGGCTTACATTTGAGGAAGGGATCCAAATGCTCAAG GATGCTGGTGTAGAAGTTGACCCTCTTGGGGACCTTAATACTGAGGCAGAAAGAAAGTTGGGACAACTTGTTCTGGAGAA GTATGATACTGAGTTCTACATCCTCCACCGTTATCCTTTGGCAGTGAGACCATTTTATACCATGCCTTGCTACGATAATCCAACTTACAGTAACTCATTTGATGTCTTCATTCGAG GTGAGGAGATAATTTCAGGAGCTCAGCGTGTACATGTGCCAGATTTATTGGCTGAGCGGGCACAGTCATTAGGAATTGATGTCCAGTCAATATCAACATATGTTGATTCTTTCCG ATATGGTGCACCTCCACATGGTGGGTTCGGTGTAGGATTGGAGCGTGTGGTGATGCTTTTCTGTGGTTTGAACAACATTCGGAAAACATCCCTTTTCCCTCGTGACCCACTAAGGATCGCTCCATGA